The Pyrus communis chromosome 5, drPyrComm1.1, whole genome shotgun sequence region CATCACCTAATTCTTAGCATCCTTAACCTTACGACTCCTCGACTACTTCACTCTTATCTAAACCAATTCCTTTCGCAATAGGATTCGGCCGACCTTAACTGGACGGCCTACAAGAAAATTCTAAATGCCATTAGGCCAAGAATAATCCCAGGCtcagcccaaaataatatttgggcccaaacagaaaATATACATGGAAGTATCTGAATGACTTACATGTACTCATTCAAATAAGTTCTAGACTACAACACCCTCTCGGTTTAGATGAGGCTTTCACTTTACAGATGCAGAACAATTCGGGCATATGTGGTATACTTATCTAAGTAAATATCTGATCATTAGGGATAATGCCCTTGCGTTTACAAAATCCGAAATTGCTagagttgcagtttatgtcaatGATATGAATCTCACAAAAACTCCGGAAGAGCTTAAGAAAACTGACTCATAACTGAAGTTGAACTTTGACATGAAAAATCTTGGGAAAACTTGACGCTACCTCGACCTTAAGTTTTGTGCATAGTTCTGATTATATTCTGGTCTACCAGTCAAACTAAATCCAGAAGGTGATGCTTCCGAGTATAATTTTGTCATTTATACGCTTGATGCAATTGAGACCTTTATGAAGGTTATTGAGCATGAGGTTCCATATTGGAACGTAGGGGGCCATATCTTAGTGTAATTGGTGTTTATTGTACTTAACTCAATGCAATAGATCGTACATCTCAAGTTATTCACTGAATCATACTCTCTGTCTGATCCGCACAAGGTGCGTTCCCAAATGGTTATGTTACCGTTACGGAACAccacaatatcttggaggtcaaccAGATAGACCTCAGTTGCAAAATCTTTGAATTATTCCAAGACTCACCGTACTTCATCACGTGAGAGATATAGTCGAGAACTCTTGTTAAGCATATTTGAAGTTCCTGCGATTTTCATTCATCATTGAGTCTCAACAACGATTCATGAAGACAATGTCATATGTATCGACCAGATCATGATACATCCAACAAGTTAATGCCAAGAATATTGTGTCTACATCAACAAAAGCATCTGAAGACTGAAGTCAAGCAGTTCGATCCtagacaaccttgccgacctctacacgGAGTCACTGCCGAAGTCTACCTTCCAAAAGATTGTCCAAGAAATTGGTATGCATAACTTTCTCGTTTACAATGCTTATAGTTTCATTTGGAAATTCTGTCAAACTCATgaggagtatccagaagtatgcTTACTTGACCTTAATGTATTCTTTTTTCCTATGCTTAAGAACactttcccattgggtttttgctaccttacTAGGTTTTGACAAGCCACCCATCCTAGGCAGGTCATACCCTTGAATACGTTCTACTTACGTCATGAAGATATATAGTTTTggcttaatgcaacttctcacttttctcctttgaCTATGGGCTTTTGTCCCACCTTGAGTTTTGCCAtagtgaggttttgtgagttttaccatctatgcattcttccgttggTTGTGAGACTTGCATTCGCTACTTTTGTCAACTAGACGAGATGACTTTATCAATTGCTTCTACATTTGCCTGAAGATCTTATGCGctatctacttgagtatttgcaCGTTCAaaagggggagtgttgtgatATACATTCTAATAcatattgtgattgtgtaaatcataaGTAGAgatagattaggaatcctttggGATTTAGAAAATCTTTCCTAATAGACTTTATATTACTTGTTGAGCAAGTTTCTATCCTCTTTAGAGCATCTCCAGTGAAGTCCCTAAATAGGGAAAACCACcgtataaaatgagtataaaacaaatatagagACAAAAATGAATCTCCAATAGATCGGATGGTCAGTCCCTAAAGTATAGGGACTTACCGAATACATAGTGTATGTCCTCCCATATAGGGACTGTATAGGGATAAtcttaagtaaaaaaaatatgcaccTAATCAAACTATCACGTAAAATCATaaaaactctaaatttagggATTCTATTATAAGGACTTTACCATTGGAGACAATATTCCTTTAGGAACACAAAAATTTCCTTTTAAGTCCTCAAATGAGTACTTAGAAGTAGTGGTGGTAATCCCTAAATAGGGACTTCAATTGGAGATACTCTTCTTACcataaataaaggtacaatgACTAGAGAATAACATACAAAATTCCTCAAAGCTATTctccactctctttctctctatgaCATGCCCCCCCCCTGATTCTCCTTGAATTAAATATAAGCCACAACAGAATAGAAATATATCcatgttttcaaaaagtttAACTCCACAATAAATTTTAAGAACCAGTTGAATGGAAGTTTCTCTATATAAGAAGCGTGAACAAATTACATGGAAGTTTCTCTTTAAAAACTCGTAACTCATTTAAAGGTCCAAGAGTCAATTTGGGAAACCAATCCCAACTAGGAAATTACACTCCACCCACCCACTTTCGTATCCATTCAAAATTCAGCGCGTATTGTATTTCATCCTCCAATTTGGATTCCACAGAAACCACGTGGGtgtttctctctcctttctcacaCCCTTCCCTCAACCCTCCTATATAACCTCCTACCCACACCTCTTTCCTCTCAACGGCCCTCACAATTCCCCTAACACAAGCAATTCATCAAACACTTACACGCACGCTTCATCCAACATGGCAGCCAATTCCCGGACGCTCGAAATCAAGGTGATCTCCGCCGAGAACCTGCAATTAGATCGAAAACCCATCAAGAAAAACTCCTCCGTGACCGTCCGGACCGACACTAACAGCCAGTTTCGCACCACGGAGATGGACACAGAAGGCGGCGCCTACCCACGGTGGAACGAAAAGCTCGTGCTCGATTTGCCAACGCACTCGATGTCCTTCACGGTGGAGGTCCAATGCAAGACTTCGTCCGGCGTCAGGACGATCGGGACAGCGACGATTCCGGCGTCGGATTTTGTTGGCGGGTACGTGCCGGAGGGTTACCTGCATTTTTTGAGTTACAGGCTGAGGAATCACAAGGGGGAGAGGAATGGGATTATTAATATTTCTGTGAGGATGAAGGTTCAGGAGATGTACGCTTGTGCAAGTTCAACGACGTGGCCTCACTCGGCGATGGGGTTTCCGGCGGCTGGGAACAGTAGTTTTGGCGGCGGCGTTGTGACCGGAGTTCCGGTTTGGTATGGTGCATATCAGAAAAATTGTTGAAGAATCAAGTCACAATATTTTGAGCGTAAATATTAGAGGGTTTAGACTTTTGGTTAAGGAGAATACAAACTCAATTTGATGCATTCATTTAATTCATTGTTACAACacttattgtttttgttttgattaaaagaatTTTTCTGAACATATTATGGTGATTGTAATTCTTATTATCAATTCTCAGATGTAATTGATCTGGTAACCGAAAACGAGGAATTGATCTCATACCGGTTCTTACACTGCTATTTTCCCTACTTCTCTAATAATGTACAGAAAACCCATTTCCTTAACCACAGTGGCTCAATAGTTGGGAACGAATTCCAAGATCGTATTTTACACGATACATCTTGGGTTCCATTGCTGACGTTGATATATCACACAATGGTAGCCAGGGGCAGATGGGGCGTTGGGGGTGTGCAAACGGTGCAGTGGCACAATTGGGGTCCCCAAAATTTTTGATCCTCCTATATATTCATATGAGTAtgaatttctataaaaaaaataaaaatttattacatCGATAtaattttacactaagggaagaGAGAGTTTGGCtataagccacacaatgggcaacctaatttggtattgaattcactatctacgagattcgaacctaagacctctcatttccaagtgaagaggaataccaccagaccgtaatactgaatggcttctataaaaaaaagttttaaattaaaacgaAAAATCATCATCGTATGATTTTATCTATATTACAATTGATCACGTAGAggttatactttttttttttttttttgtacaaacaatattttctacactaaggagaagggatgagtttagcctcataatgggttaacaataatttggttcaaattctcctttgGCCAGactcgaacctaagacctctcacttagaagtgaagagaaatactacttaattgtagtactaagtggcaatagAGCTAATACttaatatgttaattttatAGTTTTCTATACTAATAAAAACTTGTGTATTACTTTCTTCCGCTTTCctattaaacaataaaaaactaACTAGTGTATTATTTTCTTCTACAAATACAAACATACTTTCATATCTCTCTTTCAGTTGTGCTCCATTTTTTTCACAGATGAACCCtaaatcatgattttatgttgaaaattattcaattagtaAGAGTGAGATATGgatttcaattaattttgattattgatTGTTGAGCTTTATGAATATAtcgtccaaattttttttttttttttttttaaataaggagggcctttttattaaatttgcaCAAGGCCCCTAAAATGTCAGAGACGGCCCTGGCCAAGGGAGACTGAAATGGctttgttagtttttcttacCCTAAAAGGCTAGATTGTCGTGGTGAAACAACCAACCGGTCTCatttaaaagattaaaaaaaaaaaattcacttccTCTGATTTTTGGTTTAAACAACTTATGTACAATATGCCCACAGCAGGCAGCTGTACtacatttatattatatatactaaaccAATTTACGCAGAAGGGAAAcggtggttcaaattcgctatGGTATTTGAAACAGCTGATAGCAGCAACGGTCGAATAACGCACACCACCTTTGACTTGATTAACCAGTGGTTGGGAGAAACACGTTACTGAAAAACCTAAGACAATCTACCACTTTCGAGTGACATTCTCTCACTTGTCGTTTATTTAAAGTTACCTTATCAAAATTTTGAGGACCCAATAAAAGTGTTGATCTCTGTATTAAAAATTAATGAGTAATTGTTCTTTTCAGTAATGCCATTAAAACTTACATCCAAAATATAGAAAGCGTGAGGAGGAAGACTTTGATTCAGCCCACTGAACTtgacttatttttttttcttttctggtttATAGACTTTAAATggaaaataagaatgaaaattttaatagaaTTACCCAAACGAACAATTGCATTGCATTGTATTGTGACAAGTTCAAAGAACAATActcataaaattttaattaatggaCCAAAGCTCTTATTCCACTATAACTTTGGGACTAATCCAATCTgcttttaaaaatgaaaatgtctATTATTTATTAATGCCTAATCCTTCATGAAAAATAGGGGAAATTATAGCAATAGTCTcttaactttaacctaattgtagcaataatccgtcaactaaaaattcatgactaCTATTAGTCCcttaacttatcaaaacgtgCATCTACAGTCATTTTTATAAACTCCGTCAAAACTTCCGTCAAAATAAGTCACTTGCCACCCACATGAGGCTAAATCCAagacaaatatgaaaaatcaaatgaaaaaatttgtaacaatgatccctcaacttttacccaattggagaaatggttattcaactttaacccaattagagcaatggtccctcaactttaacccaattgtagcaatggtcattccaacatgaGTCATTTTGACGAAgttaacgaaaatgaccataattgcttgttttgatgagttaagggaccaatgatcatggattttagttgatggaccattgctccaattgggttaaagttgagagaccatagctacaattttcaaaaaaataatccCCAACTCATTAATTAAGCCTGGTAACCATCTATTACATTTTCTTATTTAGCATTACAAGAAGTTAGTTTACACTAACTTTACATAATATATCGATTTTGGTTTCCATAATATCGACATATATTTGATCCCGTTACCGTTCACACTAGTCCGATTTCATGTCGGTCACGGGGCTTTAAAATGTTGAACTTGCACATAGGGAAGGTAGCATTGATATGTAACCATTTGTCTATGCAAGTGCAGTGAAAATGATGCTGGCAAGGAAGTTGGCGTAGTTCTGCTCCATTCTCGTACACAGAATGGCAGATGCAGCATTCCTGCAATTTACCAAAAACATTCATGTCAACACGGCCGCGGCAGTCTAGTCATATACTTTTTCACAGTGATGATTTGCTAAATCGAACATCGAATGATCACTTGCGTGCATATTAGACATAACGAAATACAACTGTAAGTATAAAGGCACGAGAACTTACAGCATCAGCCTGGGAAATAGGATGCTCGGTTGGTGCGTTGGTGTCACATTCGGTCATGAATCCTTCGAAAGCTTGGACCTGACCATTAACTTTCTCCGAGTTACGTACCCTTCTGAATTTGAACTTTGGCAATCTATGAATCTCTTCATCTGTTGCTCCGTCCAGTTTCATGCACAAATCGTATGAAGTCAAGTCATATAAGCGTATATGATTGAGGTGTAATCAAGAATCCAAaacttctttcatttttttcgcCCTTCATTAATATAGAGCTTACTACCTAATGCAAAATCAATAGGTTCTACAGAAAAAGGAAATGATTGATTCTTCAATCCAGAACGTCACATGGCATTTGGATGACCCGTATAAAACTCAAACTTCGGCAAAAAATAGGAAGCATGAGATCTAATGCTTCAACATTAAAAAGGGAGTTCACATCTGGTTCACGATGAAAATCAAGGAGGACTGAATTCACTAACAGTTTAGCATTCATTATAAATATCAAATGGGATTAAATGAGTCAGAAGCCTTCACATGTATCAGAGCATCTCCAAGGGGGAGATGTAATTTGGGATGTAATTACATCTTAAATCTCCGGCAGACGATAGAGAATCTCACTCCAGTTAGTTGGATGCACTTATGAAATACAAATTTGGGAATTTAATCTCAACGGTTTAGGGTTTAAGCAAGAAAGTAATTACTGCACTTCATCTTTCCACTCTCTTCACGTGTTTCACTCATTCTCGCACTTGTTTTGGGCCCGCCAGAGCACGATGCAAAACAGATACAAATTTGCAGCTATGTATTCGTTTGTCGGCTAGTTGTTGGTTTTACAGCCCAAATACAACTTCCACTGGAACATGAGATCTAAATGTGCCTATACATCTCCATTTAGCACTGCAGATGCTCCCTCACTTTGTCAAATAATACAAGAAACCACAAACATACAGAACACAACGACTGGTAAAGCTATTAGCCTATTAGCCAATCGCCCCATAGTCATGTATCATCGGTTTCCATTCACATATTTCCATATTTGTGCACAATTCGCATGACACGTGCATCGAGGAGATCTATTAACTTGCCTATTATTACTGAATATGCTAcgtcattttgtttttttttttctacatgtAGAGGTATATCATATAATCACGTAAACCATGTATTTTAAGCTTAGATGAGagctaatttttttaatttatctcaTGTCACATGATCAGAGGAAAGATTATATGAAGCTACCACTATCTAGACAATAAACTAAAGCTTGCATACAATCCTTATGGAGGTATACCTGATCTGTCACGGCATATAAGATTGCCATTATGCATGGCAGAAAGCAGCAGACTGCAAGCAGTGGGAAAGAGAATTCAAGTTAGTGAATGACTTTACACTCAAGTAGTGGGCAAGAGAATTCAAGTGTTTATATTGCATTACCATAGATGAACCCTAGATGGGTGTATTTATACCGTAGGGAGAAAAAcatttttaggatagaatcctcGCTCTAGGTTAGAAGAATCCTAGAGGATCTAGATGTAGATATTACACCCTCTTACGAGTTGTGATTATTTGTGGCGCACGAGGATGATTAGTGTCTGTTCTGCATGACTCTGGAATGTTATAGCTAAGGAGCGCCAATTCCTGGATTGTAAAAACTCGAAGACTTACAGTATCTGATTGTGTCCATATCCGAATCAAATCGCCTGTCTTGCAGACTAAGCATGGTCATCTAGCGGAGTAGCTAGGACTCTGCCTAGTGTCCTAGAGCAGAGTGATGGTGGCACAACTACTCTTTTTGATATAGCTCTGCTCGGAGCTAGTGAGTCCATGACTAGACTTCTGAAGTAATTGTATTCAAATCAAACTTACTCCAGCCTCGAAAAATCATAGTTCCACACATGTGATAAGTCAAGTAGTGAGGAGAGATGTGTGAATGTGTGTATCTATCATATGGACGTTACAACGTCACTATATTCGTACTATCTGTATGTTATATTTATGTAGAAGAACTTATCCACACGAGGATAAGAAAGAATGAGAATTACATGTATTGCGACAACATTTTCATGTGTAGCAGTTGTACCAAAAACTGTCTCCATGCGATTATTGAAAAATAAGGAGTAGAGATAATCCATATTTTCAAAAAGTTTTAACTCCGCAATAAATTATAGGAAAATTGATAGAAATGACCCATTTTCTTAATCCTAGGATCAAAATTAGATTTTACGGAAATGCACAAAGCATGCACACGgtatgcacaacaatatgacagaaataagatttttcctACACCTTAAAATAACCTAGTTGCCCTCGTATATAAATAGATTATTTCCTCTAACCCAATCACCGTTTGCACATTTCTCCGGAAATCTCTCTTCCCAAAACCCACGCCTTTGCACGAACCCTAGTCACCTCTCTCTCCTGAAATGGGATCCATTCATAATCCACTGCCTCTGCTGTTTTCTGGAAAATCCCTTCACTCATGAGCTCCTCTTATTCCTTCAATTTGGTAATCATACTACGGATGGGCATTATGccgcgcccccccccccccccctcactCCTCTTGTCCCTTCATGATGTGCACGACTTGTGCATGATGTGCACTAATTATGCATGGTTGCATGACTTATGCATGACCGATTTGTCTTATCTT contains the following coding sequences:
- the LOC137735717 gene encoding BON1-associated protein 2-like encodes the protein MAANSRTLEIKVISAENLQLDRKPIKKNSSVTVRTDTNSQFRTTEMDTEGGAYPRWNEKLVLDLPTHSMSFTVEVQCKTSSGVRTIGTATIPASDFVGGYVPEGYLHFLSYRLRNHKGERNGIINISVRMKVQEMYACASSTTWPHSAMGFPAAGNSSFGGGVVTGVPVWYGAYQKNC